CTGATACAGCTTAGATAGAAAACAGGACGCAGGCTGACTAATTTTTGATTCAAATATCAACCAAACAGCTGGAACACAGACTTGGTTTCTCAGGACAGAAGCTTCAGAACGAGCGGTTAAAGCTTTCCTCAGAGAGGATGGGCTAAGTTAAGGCTGGTAAATATAAGGCACCGTTTCAGCAATCAGAGAAAAGCCATATTTTTCAACAATTGGCTTGCTCATTGGAGACGCATCGATCGTTAAATATCGTTTTCCTCTTTTTTTTGCATCCTGAATCCGTTTTTGCAGTAAAGCGGTGTAGTAACCTTTACCCCGGCATACTTCCAGGGTGCTTCCACCCCAAATACCAGCAAACGGGCTATCGTCATTAAAGATAATCCAGGCGGAGCTGACAGGAACACCCTGCTCATAAATGACATATATAGAAACGGTATCAGGTTGCGTCTGCTTCAGATAATGCAGGTTCGCCAAATGATGGCTCTGATCAGTTTTCCAGACCTTTTCCTGGACGGCCATTGCATCCTGAATCCCTTCAAGATCATGCACTTCTGTAATGATATTTTGTGCACTATCCGCCACATTCACGGCAGCCAGATCCAATACCATGAAAGCCTCTGAGGTTTCACGCTGAAATCCATGCGCAATCAGGTGTTCACCGATATTCGCAGGCGTATCCGTGCTGTAAGTCTTCCATTCAAACTGAGCTGAATACTGTGAAAAATAAGCGACTTCCCTCGGAATGACGGTATCCAGTTCAGTTTCCGGTAAATCATAAAAAGAAATAAACCCACCCTGACCGGTATCGGAACGAAATCTGACCACACCATGAGATGAGGATTTGATAAACCCCGGTATCTCAATATCAATCCGCTCGCACTGATTGTAAACCGACATCACTTCCTTTGAATCCATAGCAACTTCCGTCATGCTTTTCTCTGAAAATGTTCACGCCAACCACCCCATTGAATGTATCGAGTCAGGAGGCAATAAAGCGGAGTAACTTATCCATGTCGTGATAATCATTAATCATCTGGGCATGTTTTACTTTTTGCCCGACAATCACCAAATTCACCCCCAGTTCCTGACAGGCTTTCAGATCCCATACCGCGTCACCAAAATAGGTCAGTGGTAAATCGTCTTTATCCCCTGCTTTTTCTCTGGCCATCAGCATGATCTGCGTGCGGGCATAATGATCATTTGAAGAAGCCAGATGCAGATTCTCTGTGTAAAAACCGGCAGATTGCAATTTCAGTAATGCGGTTTCCCCCCAGCCGCCCGTGGCGACGGACACCAGAAACCGCTCGTCTGCCAGCAAATGATGAAAGAATGCTTTCGCCCCACTCACTTCCTGCGCCGGACGATGATTCAGGCGAGACTGAACGTTTTGAATGAATTCCACCTTCACTCGCTTTTCCAGGCTGATTAATTCTTCTTCCGGTGCCTGATTTGCAATAAATGTACGCAGAATACCCCGGTCTGTGATATGCGGATAGTTCTCCCATCTGCGGTTCAAATCCAGCCCGGTGACCGTTTTCACAGCCATCAGAAAGCAGTGCTCATCGAACTCACAAGACTGAATCAAAGTTCCGTCTACATCAAACATCACATGATACATACAAACAACAATTATCCTTATTTCACGCTGCATTCCGCGCTTGTTTATTCCGAGGCATATTCTAACCAGGTTACAGCGTCCTCCCGCTGATCCCGGCTGAATGCTTTAATCGTTAACCCGGGCATCAATGTGCCTTCCAGCTCACTGATTTTTTTAACCCAATTCTGATCAGACAACACTGAAGCCCGATCGAATTTTCGGATAAATCCCATCATGGCAGGAATTCGGGACAGTTCGACACCAATGGCACCCAGGGAAGGCAAATGGTAATCCACAACATCAAACAACATTTTACCGTGTTCAATTTCAGCAGATTTGTCCAGGAGCTCATCCAGTGCCAGCCCCATCGTCTGGGAATCCAGCTTGCCGCTCATTGCAATGTCCAGCCGATCATTCCCGACCTTTTCCACACTAAACATGCTGCACCTTTCTGTGGCTGTGAATTCAGTAAGTATGATTCATCACCACAAATCAGGCTATCGCTGACGCGTGAAAAACAAATTCCAGCCGATACAACGGCTTCAGGCTCAGGAATCAGATCTGACGTTGTGAATACCATTGTTTTGCCAGCAAACCAAATAATGCCGAGTCGGAAACCCGGCCATCGACAATCCATCTCTCCGGTAAATATCCTTCTTGCTCAAAGCCAAGTTTTTCTAGCAATCTGGCCGAGCCAATATTTTCCGGATCAATCTCTGCTTCAATCCGATTCAGTTGCATTGCCTCAAATCCGAAATGCAGTAACGCTGAAACAGCCTCAGAGACGACCCCTTTCCCCCAGGAGGATTGTGCAACACCGAAACCCACTTCTGCTCGGCGAGACGTGGGGTGGATATTAAATAACATGCATTTT
This DNA window, taken from Photobacterium sp. CCB-ST2H9, encodes the following:
- a CDS encoding GNAT family N-acetyltransferase; protein product: MDSKEVMSVYNQCERIDIEIPGFIKSSSHGVVRFRSDTGQGGFISFYDLPETELDTVIPREVAYFSQYSAQFEWKTYSTDTPANIGEHLIAHGFQRETSEAFMVLDLAAVNVADSAQNIITEVHDLEGIQDAMAVQEKVWKTDQSHHLANLHYLKQTQPDTVSIYVIYEQGVPVSSAWIIFNDDSPFAGIWGGSTLEVCRGKGYYTALLQKRIQDAKKRGKRYLTIDASPMSKPIVEKYGFSLIAETVPYIYQP
- a CDS encoding HAD family hydrolase, encoding MYHVMFDVDGTLIQSCEFDEHCFLMAVKTVTGLDLNRRWENYPHITDRGILRTFIANQAPEEELISLEKRVKVEFIQNVQSRLNHRPAQEVSGAKAFFHHLLADERFLVSVATGGWGETALLKLQSAGFYTENLHLASSNDHYARTQIMLMAREKAGDKDDLPLTYFGDAVWDLKACQELGVNLVIVGQKVKHAQMINDYHDMDKLLRFIAS
- a CDS encoding STAS/SEC14 domain-containing protein, which produces MFSVEKVGNDRLDIAMSGKLDSQTMGLALDELLDKSAEIEHGKMLFDVVDYHLPSLGAIGVELSRIPAMMGFIRKFDRASVLSDQNWVKKISELEGTLMPGLTIKAFSRDQREDAVTWLEYASE
- a CDS encoding GNAT family N-acetyltransferase: MLQLTTERLVLRPLTMSDAGPLFDIFSDPEVMKYWDGSPWQSIEEAHDYILASKASLDEPEKLVFGICDKSDHHLLGKCMLFNIHPTSRRAEVGFGVAQSSWGKGVVSEAVSALLHFGFEAMQLNRIEAEIDPENIGSARLLEKLGFEQEGYLPERWIVDGRVSDSALFGLLAKQWYSQRQI